The following proteins are co-located in the Streptomyces bottropensis ATCC 25435 genome:
- a CDS encoding roadblock/LC7 domain-containing protein translates to MTAHASTESLTGILASLRDRVMGVAESVLSTVDGLLVVADVDKVHPESVAALAAATLGVSRRMADQSGVGALREVVVRCGSGHVIVVAVGERTLLTVMGDDGLDFAAFQRESPATVEQLTKVLAADVAH, encoded by the coding sequence ATGACCGCACACGCATCGACCGAATCGCTGACCGGCATCCTGGCCTCGCTGCGTGACCGGGTGATGGGCGTCGCCGAGAGCGTCCTGTCCACCGTGGACGGACTCCTCGTCGTCGCCGACGTGGACAAGGTCCACCCCGAGTCCGTCGCGGCTCTCGCCGCCGCCACCCTCGGCGTCAGCCGCCGCATGGCCGACCAGTCCGGCGTGGGCGCGCTCCGCGAGGTCGTCGTCCGCTGCGGTTCCGGGCACGTCATCGTGGTCGCGGTCGGTGAGCGCACGCTCCTGACCGTCATGGGCGACGACGGCCTCGACTTCGCCGCCTTCCAGCGCGAGTCCCCGGCGACCGTGGAACAGCTCACCAAGGTGCTCGCGGCGGACGTGGCGCACTGA
- a CDS encoding tetratricopeptide repeat protein, with protein sequence MRIFGKGRHRPSASWRQATDRAFTLIGDGRYEDAGALLTRAADLEPWLSESWFNLALLHKFRHDWEQARAAGLRAVALLDRETGAPDWWNVGIAATALQDWPLARRAWQAYGLRVPGGASRPRPGSGPGDNGEPVGMDLGSAAVRLSPEGEAEVVWGRRLDPARIEVLSIPLPSSGRRWGEVVLHDGVPHGERTTAVGHAYPVFDEIELWAPSPVPTWVVLLEAATEADRDALERLAADAGFAAEDWSSSVRLLCRLCSESRMPSDEGDGEHLDPHDHSEPGHPGPLGHVTDGQLWAPERECGVAAPASLVRGLLDGWVADSPDSRDWRDLEEVC encoded by the coding sequence GTGAGGATCTTCGGCAAGGGACGGCATCGGCCCTCCGCCTCTTGGCGGCAGGCCACCGATCGTGCGTTCACGCTGATCGGTGACGGTCGGTACGAGGACGCGGGCGCACTGCTGACACGTGCCGCGGACCTGGAGCCGTGGCTCTCCGAGTCCTGGTTCAACCTGGCCCTGCTGCACAAGTTCCGGCACGACTGGGAACAGGCGCGGGCCGCAGGTCTCAGGGCGGTCGCGCTGCTCGACCGGGAGACCGGGGCGCCCGACTGGTGGAACGTGGGCATCGCCGCGACCGCGCTGCAGGACTGGCCGCTGGCCCGCCGCGCCTGGCAGGCGTACGGCCTGCGGGTGCCCGGCGGCGCGTCCCGGCCGAGGCCCGGCAGCGGCCCCGGGGACAACGGCGAGCCGGTGGGCATGGACCTCGGCAGCGCGGCCGTACGGCTGTCACCGGAAGGTGAGGCCGAGGTCGTGTGGGGGCGGCGGCTCGACCCCGCCCGGATCGAGGTGCTCTCCATTCCGCTGCCGTCGTCCGGGCGGCGCTGGGGCGAGGTCGTCCTGCACGACGGGGTGCCGCACGGGGAGCGGACCACGGCCGTGGGGCACGCGTATCCGGTGTTCGACGAGATCGAGTTGTGGGCGCCCTCTCCCGTGCCGACGTGGGTGGTGCTGCTGGAGGCCGCGACCGAGGCGGACCGGGACGCGCTGGAGCGGCTCGCGGCGGACGCCGGGTTCGCGGCGGAGGACTGGTCGTCGTCGGTGCGGTTGTTGTGCCGGCTGTGCTCGGAGTCGCGGATGCCGTCCGACGAGGGGGACGGGGAGCATCTCGATCCGCACGACCACAGTGAGCCGGGGCATCCCGGGCCGCTGGGGCATGTGACGGACGGGCAGTTGTGGGCGCCGGAGCGGGAGTGCGGGGTGGCCGCGCCGGCCTCGCTGGTGCGGGGGCTGCTGGACGGGTGGGTGGCCGACAGCCCGGATTCCCGGGACTGGCGGGATCTGGAAGAGGTTTGTTAG
- the def gene encoding peptide deformylase yields the protein MAQQDTDQQREGVLPVDDEGFVIDTEDCEEREQAYRERGTSLPITVVGNPVLHKECKDVTEFGDELAKLVDDMFASQRTAEGVGLAANQVGVDLKVFVYDCPDDEGKRHTGVICNPKLVELPAETRRLDDSNEGCLSVPTAYMPLARPDYAEVTGQDEKGNPIKVRGTGYFARCLQHETDHLYGYLYIDRLSKRDRKDALRQMAENEPRYPVVAND from the coding sequence ATGGCCCAGCAGGACACCGATCAGCAGCGCGAGGGCGTGCTCCCCGTCGACGACGAGGGGTTCGTCATCGACACGGAGGACTGCGAGGAGCGCGAGCAGGCGTACCGCGAGCGCGGCACCTCGCTGCCGATCACCGTGGTCGGGAACCCGGTGCTGCACAAGGAGTGCAAGGACGTCACGGAGTTCGGTGACGAGCTGGCGAAGCTGGTGGACGACATGTTCGCCAGCCAGCGCACGGCGGAGGGCGTGGGCCTGGCCGCCAACCAGGTCGGCGTCGACCTGAAGGTGTTCGTGTACGACTGCCCGGACGACGAGGGCAAGCGGCACACCGGTGTGATCTGCAACCCCAAGCTGGTCGAACTGCCCGCCGAGACGCGCCGGTTGGACGACAGCAACGAGGGCTGCCTGTCGGTGCCGACCGCGTACATGCCGCTCGCCCGCCCCGACTACGCCGAGGTCACCGGGCAGGACGAGAAGGGCAACCCGATCAAGGTGCGCGGCACCGGGTACTTCGCGCGCTGCCTGCAGCACGAGACCGACCATCTGTACGGCTACCTGTACATCGACCGGCTCTCCAAGCGCGACCGCAAGGACGCGCTGCGGCAGATGGCCGAGAACGAGCCCCGCTACCCCGTGGTCGCGAACGACTGA
- a CDS encoding GlxA family transcriptional regulator produces MLKNVATVLMEGVHPFELGVVCEVFGLDRSDDGLPVYDFAVASAEGSTLRTPSGFTVSTPYGLDRLEEADLVVVPAGDSYVHRDYPPELLDALRRAADRGARVLSVCSGVFVLGAAGLLDGRPCAVHWKHAEELARQYPRAVVEPDVLYVDADPVITSAGTAAGIDACLHIVRKEQGPEVANKIARRMVVPPHRDGGQAQYIERPLPRSQCDTVGEVLVWMDQHLDEEVTVEQLAARAHMSPRTFARRFQQETGTTPYRWILRQRVLLAQRLLEATDETVDGIAWRAGFGTAAALRHQFVQSLGTTPQAYRRTFRGPEAA; encoded by the coding sequence ATGCTGAAAAACGTGGCCACCGTCCTCATGGAGGGCGTGCATCCCTTCGAACTGGGTGTCGTCTGCGAGGTCTTCGGCCTCGACCGCAGCGACGACGGCCTGCCGGTGTACGACTTCGCGGTCGCCTCGGCGGAGGGCTCCACCCTGCGGACGCCCTCCGGGTTCACGGTCTCCACGCCGTACGGGCTGGACCGGCTCGAAGAGGCCGACCTGGTCGTCGTACCGGCGGGCGACAGCTATGTGCACCGGGACTACCCGCCGGAACTGCTGGACGCGCTGCGGCGGGCCGCCGACCGGGGCGCCCGGGTGCTCAGCGTGTGTTCGGGGGTGTTCGTGCTCGGCGCGGCCGGACTGCTGGACGGGCGGCCCTGCGCGGTGCACTGGAAGCACGCCGAGGAGCTGGCCCGGCAGTATCCGCGGGCGGTGGTCGAGCCGGACGTGCTGTACGTGGACGCGGACCCGGTGATCACCTCGGCGGGCACGGCGGCCGGCATCGACGCGTGTCTGCACATCGTCCGCAAGGAGCAGGGACCGGAGGTGGCCAACAAGATCGCCCGGCGGATGGTGGTGCCGCCGCACCGGGACGGCGGTCAGGCGCAGTACATCGAGCGACCGCTGCCTCGCTCTCAGTGCGACACGGTGGGCGAGGTGCTCGTCTGGATGGATCAGCACCTCGACGAGGAGGTCACCGTCGAGCAGCTCGCCGCCCGCGCGCACATGTCCCCCCGCACGTTCGCCCGCCGCTTCCAGCAGGAGACCGGGACCACGCCGTACCGCTGGATCCTGCGTCAACGGGTGCTGCTGGCCCAGCGGTTGCTGGAGGCGACGGACGAGACGGTGGACGGCATCGCCTGGCGCGCGGGCTTCGGTACCGCCGCCGCCCTGCGCCATCAGTTCGTGCAGTCGCTGGGCACGACCCCGCAGGCGTACCGCCGGACCTTCCGGGGCCCGGAGGCGGCCTGA
- a CDS encoding ribonucleotide-diphosphate reductase subunit beta, with protein MRYPDFYERYRDAIKNTWTVEEVDLHSDVADLAKLSEGEQHMIGRLVAFFATGDSIVANNLVLTLYKHINSPEARLYLSRQLFEEAVHVQFYLTLLDTYLPDPADRVAAFAAVENIPSIREKAEFCFKWMDSVEKLDRLESKADRRRFLLNLICFAACIEGLFFYGAFAYVYWFRSRGLLHGLATGTNWVFRDETMHMSFAFEVVDTVRKEEPDLFDDLLQQQVTDMLKEAVEAELQFGRDLCGDGLPGMNTESMRQYLECVADQRLTRLGFAPVYGSENPFSFMELQGVQELTNFFERRPSAYQVAVEGTVDLDEDF; from the coding sequence ATGCGCTACCCGGACTTCTACGAGCGCTACCGGGACGCGATCAAGAACACCTGGACCGTCGAGGAGGTCGACCTCCACTCGGACGTCGCGGACCTCGCCAAACTGTCCGAGGGCGAGCAGCACATGATCGGCCGTCTGGTCGCGTTCTTCGCGACGGGCGACTCGATCGTGGCGAACAACCTCGTGCTGACCCTCTACAAGCACATCAACTCCCCCGAGGCGCGGCTCTATCTGAGCCGCCAGCTGTTCGAGGAGGCCGTGCACGTCCAGTTCTATCTGACCCTGCTGGACACCTACCTGCCCGACCCGGCGGACCGGGTGGCGGCCTTCGCGGCGGTGGAGAACATCCCGTCCATCCGGGAGAAGGCGGAGTTCTGCTTCAAGTGGATGGACTCGGTGGAGAAGCTCGACCGCCTGGAGTCCAAGGCCGACCGCCGCCGCTTCCTGCTCAACCTGATCTGCTTCGCCGCCTGCATCGAGGGCCTGTTCTTCTACGGCGCCTTCGCGTACGTCTACTGGTTCCGCAGCCGGGGGCTGCTGCACGGTCTGGCGACGGGCACCAACTGGGTGTTCCGCGACGAGACCATGCACATGTCCTTCGCCTTCGAGGTGGTGGACACCGTCCGCAAGGAGGAGCCGGACCTCTTCGACGATCTGCTCCAGCAGCAGGTCACCGACATGCTCAAGGAGGCCGTCGAGGCCGAGCTGCAGTTCGGGCGCGACCTGTGCGGTGACGGTCTGCCGGGCATGAACACCGAGTCGATGCGGCAGTACCTGGAGTGCGTCGCCGACCAGCGGCTCACGCGGCTCGGTTTCGCGCCGGTCTACGGCTCGGAGAACCCGTTCTCCTTCATGGAGCTACAGGGTGTCCAGGAGCTGACCAACTTCTTCGAGCGGCGTCCCTCGGCATACCAGGTGGCGGTGGAGGGCACGGTCGACCTGGACGAGGACTTCTAG
- a CDS encoding ribonucleoside-diphosphate reductase subunit alpha, producing the protein MTIAPADPVSADLASADPATGSDSPGSALLRILTELTVDLPDADPGRVAAAALRGRSSRGASAEMIVELRELATEAAAGLISEDPAYSKLAARLLAIGIRDEAASQGVTTFTESIAVGHREGLVADRTAEFARVHAERLDALVDPAGDDRFGYFGLRTLHSRYLLRHPLTRKVVETPQHFMLRVASGLAEDDTTRAVDEVAALYRLMSRLDYLPSSPTLFNSGTRHPQMSSCYLLDSPLDELDSIYDRYHQVARLSKHAGGIGLSYSRIRSRGSLIRGTNGHSNGIVPFLKTLDASVAAVNQGGRRKGAAAVYLETWHSDIEEFLELRDNTGEDARRTHNLNLAHWIPDEFMRRVNADEQWSLFSPADVPELVDLWGEEFEAAYRKAEANGLARKTIAARDLYGRMMRTLAQTGNGWMTFKDAANRTANQTAEPGHVVHSSNLCTEILEVTDDGETAVCNLGSVNLGAFVDRAAGDMDWQRLDETVRTAVTFLDRVVDINFYPTEQAGRSNARWRPVGLGAMGLQDVFFQLRLPFDSPEAKALSTRIAERIMLAAYEASADLAERNGPLPAWEKTRTARGVLHPDHFDARPAWPERWAALREHVATTGMRNSLLLAIAPTATIASIAGVYECIEPQVSNLFKRETLSGEFLQVNSYLVKDLKELGVWDARTREALRESGGSVEDFAWIPADVRALYRTAWEIPQRGLIDMAAARTPYLDQSQSLNLFLETPTIGKLSSMYAYAWKSGLKTTYYLRSRPATRIARAAQGQARQPETNIPLQQATSAEAVACSLENPESCEACQ; encoded by the coding sequence GTGACCATCGCGCCAGCCGACCCGGTTTCAGCCGACCTGGCTTCAGCCGACCCGGCGACGGGGAGCGACAGTCCCGGTTCCGCGTTGCTGCGGATCCTGACCGAGCTGACCGTCGACCTCCCCGACGCCGACCCCGGCCGGGTCGCCGCCGCCGCGCTGCGCGGCCGGTCCTCACGCGGTGCCTCCGCCGAGATGATCGTGGAGCTGCGCGAGCTGGCCACGGAGGCGGCCGCCGGTCTGATCTCCGAGGACCCCGCCTACTCGAAGCTCGCCGCGCGGCTGCTGGCCATCGGCATCCGCGACGAGGCCGCCTCGCAGGGCGTCACCACGTTCACCGAGTCCATCGCCGTGGGCCACCGGGAGGGTCTCGTCGCCGACCGCACCGCGGAGTTCGCGCGCGTGCACGCCGAGCGTCTCGACGCCCTGGTCGACCCGGCCGGCGACGACCGCTTCGGCTACTTCGGCCTGCGCACCCTGCACAGCCGCTATCTGCTCCGGCACCCCCTCACCCGCAAGGTCGTCGAGACGCCCCAGCACTTCATGCTGCGGGTGGCGAGCGGCCTGGCCGAGGACGACACCACGCGGGCCGTGGACGAGGTCGCCGCGCTCTACCGCCTCATGAGCCGCCTCGACTACCTCCCCTCCTCCCCCACACTCTTCAACTCCGGCACCCGCCACCCCCAGATGTCGTCCTGCTACCTCCTCGACTCCCCGCTGGACGAGCTGGACTCCATCTACGACCGCTACCACCAGGTCGCCCGCCTCTCGAAGCACGCCGGAGGCATCGGGCTGTCCTACTCCCGCATCCGCTCGCGCGGTTCACTGATCCGGGGCACCAACGGGCACTCCAACGGCATCGTTCCGTTCCTGAAGACGCTGGACGCCTCGGTCGCCGCCGTGAACCAGGGCGGCCGGCGCAAGGGCGCGGCCGCGGTGTACCTGGAGACCTGGCACTCCGACATCGAGGAGTTCCTGGAGCTGCGCGACAACACCGGTGAGGACGCCCGCCGTACGCACAACCTGAACCTGGCGCACTGGATCCCGGACGAGTTCATGCGCCGGGTGAACGCCGACGAGCAGTGGTCGCTGTTCTCCCCGGCCGACGTGCCCGAGCTGGTCGACCTGTGGGGCGAGGAGTTCGAGGCGGCCTACCGCAAGGCGGAGGCGAACGGCCTGGCGAGGAAGACGATCGCCGCCCGTGACCTGTACGGCCGCATGATGCGCACCCTCGCGCAGACCGGCAACGGCTGGATGACCTTCAAGGACGCGGCCAACCGCACGGCCAACCAGACGGCCGAGCCGGGCCACGTCGTCCACTCCTCCAACCTCTGCACGGAGATCCTGGAGGTCACGGACGACGGGGAGACGGCGGTCTGCAACCTGGGCTCGGTGAACCTGGGCGCGTTCGTCGACCGGGCGGCCGGCGACATGGACTGGCAGCGGCTGGACGAGACCGTCCGCACCGCCGTCACCTTCCTCGACCGCGTCGTCGACATCAACTTCTACCCCACCGAGCAGGCGGGCCGCTCCAACGCCAGGTGGCGCCCGGTCGGCCTCGGCGCGATGGGTCTCCAGGACGTCTTCTTCCAGCTGCGCCTGCCCTTCGACTCCCCCGAGGCGAAGGCACTGTCCACCCGGATCGCCGAACGGATCATGCTCGCCGCCTACGAGGCCTCCGCCGACCTCGCCGAGCGCAACGGCCCGCTGCCGGCCTGGGAGAAGACCCGCACAGCCCGTGGTGTGCTGCACCCCGACCACTTCGACGCCCGGCCGGCCTGGCCGGAGCGCTGGGCGGCCCTGCGCGAGCACGTCGCGACGACCGGCATGCGCAACTCGCTGCTCCTCGCCATCGCGCCGACGGCCACCATCGCCTCGATCGCCGGTGTGTACGAGTGCATCGAGCCGCAGGTGTCCAACCTGTTCAAGCGCGAGACGCTGTCCGGTGAGTTCCTCCAGGTCAACTCGTATCTGGTGAAGGACCTGAAGGAACTGGGCGTCTGGGACGCGCGCACCCGGGAGGCGCTGCGCGAATCGGGCGGCTCGGTGGAGGACTTCGCGTGGATCCCGGCCGACGTCAGGGCCCTGTACCGGACGGCCTGGGAGATCCCGCAGCGCGGCCTGATCGACATGGCCGCCGCCCGCACCCCGTATCTGGACCAGTCGCAGTCGCTGAACCTGTTCCTGGAGACGCCGACCATCGGCAAGCTCTCCTCGATGTACGCGTACGCCTGGAAGTCGGGTCTGAAGACCACGTACTACCTGCGCTCGCGCCCGGCGACCCGGATCGCCCGCGCGGCGCAGGGCCAGGCCCGGCAGCCCGAGACGAACATCCCCCTCCAACAGGCCACCTCCGCAGAGGCCGTCGCCTGCTCCCTTGAGAACCCCGAGTCCTGCGAGGCCTGCCAGTGA